Proteins from a genomic interval of Lolium perenne isolate Kyuss_39 chromosome 1, Kyuss_2.0, whole genome shotgun sequence:
- the LOC127302525 gene encoding 1-acyl-sn-glycerol-3-phosphate acyltransferase LPAT1, chloroplastic — MGTLLWPRPATTAFAPPIAAGPSAAHVVAGGGVKGRPRRVSLALRCPDPRPRVIQEGRGRRTASRSYVAAGGAAAAGAGDSSRVLPDLQMVSRIRGVFFYMVTSAAAIVLFIAMVVVHPLVLLFDRYRRRAQHYIAKIWATLAISMFYKLEFEGMENLPPNTSPAVYVANHQSFLDIYTLLTLGRCFKFISKTSIFMIPIIGWAMYLLGVIPLRRMDSRSQLDCLKRCVDLVKRGASVFFFPEGTRSKDGKLGVFKRGAFSVAAKTGVPVIPITLLGTGKLMPPGMEGNLNSGSVKVIIHRPVEGDNAEKLCSNARSVIADTLLLHGYGVH, encoded by the exons ATGGGGACGCTCCTCTGGCCGAGGCCGGCCACCACCGCCTTCGCGCCGCCCATTGCCGCCGGGCCCTCCGCCGCGCACG TGGTGGCTGGCGGCGGCGTCAAGGGCCGGCCGCGGCGGGTCTCCCTGGCGCTCCGCTGCCCCGACCCGCGACCGCGAGTAATCCAGGAGGGGAGGGGGCGACGGACGGCTTCGAGATCGTATGTCGCCGCCGGTGGCGCCGCCGCTGCTGGTGCCGGCGATTCGTCCCGTGTGCTCCCAG ACCTGCAAATGGTTTCGAGGATCAGAGGGGTCTTCTTCTACATGGTGACTTCTGCCGCGGCGATCGTCTTGTTTATAGCCATGGTCGTGGTTCATCCACTTGTGCTCTTATTTGACCGATACCGCAGGAGGGCTCAGCACTACATTGCCAAGATTTGGGCTACTTTGGCAATTTCCATGTTCTACAAGCTTGAATTCGAGGGAATGGAGAATCTACCTCCAAATACTAGCCCCGCTGTCTATGTTGCGAACCATCAGAGCTTCTTGGATATCTATACCCTTCTAACTCTAGGAAGGTGCTTCAAGTTTATCAGCAAGACCAGTATCTTTATGATTCCAATTATTGGGTGGGCAATGTATCTCTTGGGTGTCATTCCTCTGCGGCGTATGGACAGCAGGAGCCAGTTG GACTGTCTTAAACGGTGTGTGGATTTGGTGAAAAGGGGAGCATCCGTATTTTTCTTTCCGGAGGGCACTCGAAGTAAAGATGGAAAACTAGGTGTATTTAAG CGAGGAGCATTTAGTGTCGCAGCAAAGACGGGCGTTCCTGTGATTCCTATTACTCTTCTTGGGACAGGGAAGCTGATGCCTCCTGGAATGGAAGGCAATCTTAATTCAGGTTCAGTAAAGGTCATTATTCACCGTCCAGTTGAAGGGGATAATGCAGAGAAATTATGTAGCAACGCGAGGAG